One stretch of Roseovarius mucosus DNA includes these proteins:
- a CDS encoding sterol desaturase family protein — translation MTDALTYPDVVTWAVPFFIAAILAELLWIVIRGRGGRYETRDALTSLLMGAGNVAEGIVLGFVAYGFFMVLWQITPLDLGHSIWVILLCFVLDDLRYYWVHRFGHRIRWVWASHVNHHSSQHYNLTTALRQTWTGTFTFMMIVRAALILLGFHPAMVLFVGGLNLIYQFWIHTEAIGRLPRWVEAVMNTPSHHRVHHGRNPRYLDCNYAGVFIIWDKMFGTFVPELDREKVDYGLVHNLGTFNPLRVALHEWIGIWRDATQPGLTWRERLNYCLMPPGWSHDNSRGTSQTIKARYLATHPEEAGTPGLPSPGTPIR, via the coding sequence ATGACCGATGCACTGACCTATCCCGACGTGGTCACCTGGGCTGTGCCGTTCTTTATCGCGGCGATCCTTGCAGAGCTCTTGTGGATCGTGATCCGGGGGCGTGGCGGCCGCTATGAGACGCGCGATGCGCTAACCTCGCTCTTGATGGGGGCGGGCAATGTGGCCGAAGGCATCGTGCTGGGGTTTGTCGCCTATGGGTTTTTCATGGTGCTGTGGCAGATCACGCCGCTTGATCTGGGGCATTCGATCTGGGTGATCCTGCTCTGCTTTGTGCTTGATGATCTGCGGTACTACTGGGTGCATCGGTTCGGGCATCGCATCCGCTGGGTCTGGGCAAGCCACGTCAATCACCACTCGTCGCAGCATTACAACCTGACCACGGCGCTGCGGCAAACATGGACCGGCACCTTTACCTTTATGATGATCGTGCGCGCGGCCCTGATCCTGTTGGGCTTTCACCCGGCCATGGTGCTTTTCGTGGGGGGGCTCAATCTCATCTATCAATTCTGGATCCACACCGAGGCGATCGGCCGCCTGCCCCGCTGGGTCGAGGCGGTGATGAACACGCCCTCGCATCACCGGGTTCATCATGGGCGCAATCCGCGCTACCTTGATTGCAACTATGCCGGGGTTTTCATTATCTGGGACAAGATGTTTGGCACCTTCGTGCCGGAACTTGACCGGGAAAAAGTGGATTACGGCCTTGTCCACAACCTTGGCACCTTTAACCCGCTGCGGGTGGCCCTGCACGAGTGGATCGGCATCTGGCGCGATGCAACGCAACCGGGGCTGACATGGCGCGAGCGGTTGAACTATTGCCTCATGCCCCCCGGCTGGAGCCATGACAACAGCCGGGGCACATCCCAGACCATCAAGGCGCGCTATCTGGCCACCCATCCCGAAGAGGCGGGCACGCCGGGGCTGCCATCCCCGGGAACCCCCATTCGTTAG
- a CDS encoding squalene/phytoene synthase family protein, which translates to MSQRFDADLTACADLVRRADPDRFMAAMAAPVAARAVLFPVYAFNLEVARAPWVTQEPMIAEMRLQWWADALDEIAAGGLVRRHEVVTPLAHVLDAPGAALLADLVEARRWDIARDPFEDAAQFTQYIETTSGNLMQAAVRALGPAAPEVARNAGYALGLANWFRAIPALEAAGRKPLVDGRPEAVQALAKDGLVRLRRARRARGQVSHMAGAAFLPLWLAGPLLRQAARDPRAVAEGRLAVAPARARLSLMVRALSGRW; encoded by the coding sequence GTGAGCCAACGGTTTGACGCGGATTTGACCGCCTGCGCCGATCTGGTGCGCCGCGCTGATCCTGACCGCTTCATGGCCGCAATGGCGGCGCCGGTGGCGGCACGTGCGGTGCTGTTCCCGGTCTATGCGTTCAACCTCGAGGTGGCGCGCGCGCCTTGGGTCACGCAAGAGCCGATGATCGCCGAGATGCGGCTGCAATGGTGGGCCGATGCCTTGGACGAAATCGCGGCGGGCGGTCTGGTGCGGCGGCACGAGGTGGTGACACCCTTGGCGCATGTGCTCGACGCGCCCGGTGCCGCGCTGCTGGCGGATCTGGTCGAGGCGCGGCGATGGGATATCGCGCGTGATCCCTTTGAGGATGCAGCCCAGTTCACGCAGTATATCGAGACCACCTCGGGCAATCTCATGCAAGCCGCAGTACGGGCGCTTGGCCCTGCTGCGCCCGAGGTGGCGCGGAATGCGGGCTATGCGCTGGGCCTTGCCAATTGGTTTCGGGCCATTCCGGCGCTCGAGGCGGCGGGCCGCAAGCCTTTGGTGGATGGTCGCCCCGAGGCGGTGCAAGCCTTGGCCAAGGATGGGTTGGTGCGCCTGCGCCGGGCGCGCAGGGCGCGCGGGCAGGTGTCCCACATGGCGGGGGCGGCATTCTTGCCGCTTTGGCTGGCGGGGCCGCTGCTGCGACAAGCGGCGCGTGATCCGCGCGCAGTGGCTGAAGGACGGCTTGCGGTGGCACCGGCGCGCGCGCGCCTGAGCCTGATGGTGCGCGCTCTGTCGGGGCGCTGGTAG
- the cimA gene encoding citramalate synthase, translated as MTKDRLYLYDTTLRDGQQTQGVSFATQEKIQIAQALDRLGVDYIEGGWPGANPTDSAFFDDAPKTRATMTAFGMTKRAGRSAENDDVLAAVLNAGTSAVCLVGKTHDFHVTAALGIGLADNTDNIAKSIAHLVAEGREALFDAEHFFDGYTANPAYALECLRAALEAGARWIVLCDTNGGTLPPQIGRIVSEVIAAGIPGDRLGIHTHDDTGNAVAGSLAAVDAGVRQIQGTLNGLGERCGNANLTTLIPTLLLKEPYASRYETGVSLEGLRSLTAISRQLDEILNRVPLRQAAYVGASAFAHKAGLHASAILKDPSTYEHVDPACVGNQRIIPMSNQAGQSNLRQRLSEAGIVVEPGDPALARLLETIKAREEEGYTYDSAQASFEILARKELGQMPAFFEVKRYKVTVERRKNKYDRMVSLSEAVVVVKVDGDKKLSVSESMDDHGCDRGPVNALAKALAKDLGRYQGQIDDMRLVDFKVRITQGGTEAATRVIIDSEDGQGRRWSTVGVSPNIVDASFEALLDAINWKLLHRQGAA; from the coding sequence ATGACCAAGGACCGCCTCTACCTCTACGACACCACCCTGCGTGACGGGCAGCAGACGCAGGGCGTGAGCTTTGCCACGCAGGAGAAAATCCAGATCGCCCAAGCGCTTGACCGCCTTGGCGTGGATTACATCGAGGGCGGCTGGCCGGGGGCCAATCCCACCGACAGCGCGTTTTTCGACGACGCCCCGAAAACGCGCGCCACGATGACCGCCTTTGGCATGACCAAACGCGCCGGGCGGTCGGCGGAAAACGATGATGTGCTGGCCGCTGTGCTGAACGCGGGCACCTCCGCCGTCTGCCTTGTGGGCAAGACGCATGATTTTCACGTCACCGCCGCCCTTGGCATCGGCCTTGCGGATAACACCGACAACATCGCCAAATCCATCGCCCATCTGGTCGCTGAGGGGCGCGAGGCGCTCTTTGATGCCGAGCATTTCTTTGACGGCTATACCGCCAACCCCGCCTATGCGCTGGAATGTCTGCGCGCCGCGCTAGAGGCAGGGGCGCGCTGGATCGTGCTCTGCGATACCAATGGTGGCACGCTGCCGCCGCAGATTGGGCGGATTGTCTCTGAGGTGATCGCGGCGGGCATTCCCGGCGACCGCCTGGGCATTCACACTCATGACGACACCGGCAATGCGGTGGCGGGCAGCCTTGCGGCGGTGGATGCGGGCGTGCGGCAGATACAAGGCACGCTCAATGGTCTGGGCGAGCGGTGCGGCAATGCCAACCTCACCACGCTGATCCCGACGTTGCTGCTCAAAGAGCCATATGCCAGCCGGTATGAGACCGGGGTAAGCCTTGAGGGATTGCGCAGCCTCACCGCGATCAGCCGACAGTTGGACGAAATCCTCAACCGCGTGCCTCTGCGGCAGGCGGCCTATGTGGGGGCCTCGGCCTTTGCCCACAAGGCGGGGCTGCATGCCAGTGCCATCCTCAAAGATCCCTCGACCTATGAGCATGTCGATCCCGCCTGCGTCGGCAATCAGCGCATCATCCCGATGTCCAATCAGGCCGGGCAATCGAACCTGCGCCAGCGTCTGAGCGAGGCGGGGATTGTGGTGGAGCCGGGCGATCCGGCATTGGCACGCCTCTTGGAGACAATCAAGGCGCGCGAGGAAGAGGGCTATACCTATGACAGCGCGCAGGCGAGTTTCGAGATCCTCGCGCGCAAGGAACTGGGCCAGATGCCCGCCTTCTTCGAGGTCAAGCGCTACAAGGTGACGGTAGAGCGCCGCAAGAACAAGTATGACCGCATGGTCAGCCTGTCCGAGGCGGTGGTTGTGGTCAAGGTGGACGGCGACAAGAAGCTCTCGGTATCCGAGTCGATGGATGATCACGGCTGCGACCGGGGGCCGGTCAACGCGCTGGCCAAGGCGCTGGCCAAGGATCTGGGCCGCTATCAGGGTCAGATCGACGATATGCGGCTGGTGGATTTCAAGGTGCGGATCACCCAAGGCGGCACCGAGGCCGCAACGCGCGTCATCATCGACAGCGAGGATGGGCAGGGGCGGCGCTGGTCCACGGTGGGGGTCAGCCCCAATATCGTGGACGCCAGTTTCGAGGCGCTGCTCGATGCGATCAACTGGAAGCTTTTGCACCGGCAGGGCGCGGCGTGA
- the cysS gene encoding cysteine--tRNA ligase translates to MTPIKLHNTRTRRKEEFTPLDKDNVRMYVCGPTVYDRAHLGNARPVVVFDVLYRLLRHVYGAEHVTYVRNFTDVDDKINARAAESGRSIGEITAETTQWFLDDMAALGALEPDHMPRATQYIPQMVAMIEGLIAKGHAYEAEGHVLFAVDSWREGYGKLSGRSVDDMIAGARVEVAPYKRNPMDFVLWKPSSDDLPGWDSPWGRGRPGWHIECSAMAHELLGESFDIHGGGNDLMFPHHENEIAQSCCAHPEGEFAKVWLHNEMLQVEGKKMSKSLGNFFTVRDLLDQGIPGEVIRFVFLSTHYRKPMDWTAEKAEEAEKTLRKWRGLVQGAETGQVQEIELAPLYDDLNTHGVIQRLRAMARAIELGIDTPEGTVTPGSFLATARMLGLLEDGMGDWIAQHADDLSDLSLTLDKERMKAKQTKDFTIVDALKSALTDAGVEVRMTKDGVDLIPGPNFDPAKLEALK, encoded by the coding sequence ATGACACCGATCAAGCTGCACAACACCCGAACCCGTCGGAAAGAGGAATTCACGCCTCTCGATAAGGATAACGTGCGCATGTATGTCTGTGGGCCGACGGTCTATGACCGGGCGCATCTGGGCAATGCGCGGCCCGTCGTGGTCTTTGACGTGCTTTACCGTTTGCTGCGGCATGTCTACGGGGCCGAGCATGTGACCTATGTGCGCAACTTCACCGATGTGGACGACAAGATCAACGCGCGGGCCGCTGAAAGCGGACGCTCGATTGGCGAGATCACGGCGGAAACAACGCAATGGTTTCTCGACGATATGGCGGCCTTGGGCGCGCTGGAGCCAGACCACATGCCGCGCGCCACGCAGTATATTCCGCAGATGGTGGCGATGATCGAAGGGTTGATCGCCAAGGGCCATGCCTATGAGGCGGAAGGCCATGTTCTTTTCGCCGTCGATAGCTGGCGCGAGGGATATGGCAAGCTGTCGGGCCGCTCGGTCGATGACATGATCGCGGGCGCACGGGTTGAGGTGGCCCCCTATAAGCGCAACCCGATGGATTTCGTTCTCTGGAAGCCGTCGAGCGATGATTTGCCGGGATGGGACAGCCCTTGGGGGCGCGGACGACCGGGCTGGCATATCGAATGCTCTGCCATGGCGCATGAGCTTTTGGGCGAGAGTTTCGATATTCACGGCGGCGGCAATGATTTGATGTTCCCGCACCACGAAAACGAGATCGCGCAAAGCTGCTGCGCGCACCCCGAGGGAGAATTCGCGAAGGTCTGGCTGCATAACGAGATGCTGCAGGTCGAGGGCAAGAAGATGTCCAAGTCTTTGGGCAATTTCTTTACCGTGCGGGATTTGCTGGATCAGGGGATACCGGGCGAGGTGATCCGGTTTGTGTTCCTGAGCACGCATTACCGCAAGCCGATGGATTGGACGGCGGAGAAGGCCGAAGAGGCAGAGAAGACTCTAAGAAAATGGCGGGGATTAGTTCAAGGTGCTGAAACTGGACAAGTTCAAGAAATTGAACTCGCACCGCTTTATGATGATCTAAACACGCATGGCGTCATCCAACGTCTTCGCGCCATGGCGCGAGCGATTGAACTCGGTATAGATACTCCGGAAGGTACAGTAACGCCTGGGAGTTTTTTGGCTACAGCACGGATGCTTGGATTACTTGAGGACGGGATGGGGGATTGGATTGCCCAGCATGCCGATGATCTGTCCGATCTTTCACTTACGCTTGATAAAGAGCGCATGAAAGCTAAGCAGACCAAAGACTTCACCATCGTTGATGCGCTGAAATCCGCCCTCACCGATGCAGGCGTCGAAGTTCGCATGACGAAAGACGGTGTAGATCTCATTCCCGGTCCCAACTTCGACCCCGCCAAGCTGGAGGCGTTGAAGTGA